Proteins encoded within one genomic window of Sminthopsis crassicaudata isolate SCR6 chromosome X, ASM4859323v1, whole genome shotgun sequence:
- the CDK16 gene encoding cyclin-dependent kinase 16 isoform X9 — MQGLFQCDDFALNAGSAVSYLCDLGQVNWSFLCLLCEQLGGQTGHSASCPIQVTMDRMKKIKRQLSMTLRGSRPSEKSGGSEQINIEDSNCSDNEIVHEDLKIGSDGESDQASATSSDEVQSPVRVRMRNHPARKISTEDINKRLSLPADIRLPEGYLEKLTLNSPLFDKPLSRRLRRVSLSEIGFGKLETYVKLDKLGEGTYATVYKGKSKLTDNLVALKEIRLEHEEGAPCTAIREVSLLKDLKHANIVTLHDIIHTDKSLTLVFEYLDKDLKQYLEDCGNVINVHNVKLFLFQLLRGLAYCHRQKVLHRDLKPQNLLINERGELKLADFGLARAKSIPTKTYSNEVVTLWYRPPDILLGSTDYSTQIDMWGVGCIFYEMATGRPLFPGSTVEEQLHFIFRILGTPTEETWPGISSNEEFKNYDYPKYRAEALLSHAPRLDTDGADLLGRLLQFEGRNRISADDAMRHPFFQSLGSRIHKLPDTTSIFALKEIQLQKETGLRAASLTDSGGCGSHPLGSSSCVPAGSSQ; from the exons ATGCAGGGCTTGTTCCAGTGCGATGACTTTGCCTTAAATGCTGGCTCTGCcgtttcctacctgtgtgaccttgggcaagtcaattggAGCTTCCTTTGCCTCCTCTGTGAA CAGCTGGGAGGACAGACAGGTCATTCTGCGAGCTGCCCTATTCAA gtcACCATGGACCGAATGAAGAAGATCAAGCGGCAGCTCTCCATGACGCTCCGGGGAAGCCGACCCTCAGAGAAGAGCGGTGGCTCAGAGCAGATCAACATCGAAGACAGTAACTGCAGTGACAATG AGATCGTGCATGAAGATTTGAAGATTGGTTCAGATGGGGAGAGCGACCAGGCATCAGCCACGTCCTCTGATGAGGTGCAATCACCCGTGAGGGTCCGAATGCGAAACCATCCGGCCCGCAAGATCTCTACTGAG GACATCAACAAGCGCCTCTCCCTACCTGCCGACATCCGGCTGCCTGAGGGCTATCTGGAGAAGCTGACCCTCAATAGCCCGCTCTTTGACAAGCCCCTGAGCCGGCGCCTCCGCCGGGTCTCCCTG TCTGAAATTGGCTTTGGCAAGCTGGAGACATATGTGAAGCTGGATAAACTGGGAGAG GGTACCTATGCCACTGTATATAAGGGGAAGAGCAAGTTGACAGACAACCTGGTTGCCCTGAAGGAGATCCGGCTGGAGCATGAGGAGGGTGCCCCCTGCACCGCCATTCGAGAAG TATCTCTGCTGAAGGACCTGAAACACGCCAACATTGTCACCCTGCATGACATCATTCACACTGACAAGTCCCTGACCCTGGTCTTTGAGTATCTG gACAAGGACCTGAAGCAGTACCTGGAGGACTGCGGCAACGTCATTAACGTGCACAACGTCAAG CTCTTCTTGTTTCAGCTGCTCCGGGGCCTGGCCTACTGTCACCGACAGAAGGTGCTACACCGTGACCTCAAACCCCAGAATCTGCTGATCAACGAGCGAGGGGAGCTCAAGCTAGCGGACTTTG GCCTGGCCAGGGCCAAGTCCATCCCAACCAAAACGTACTCTAACGAGGTGGTGACGCTGTGGTACCGGCCTCCGGACATCCTGCTGGGCTCCACCGACTACTCCACCCAGATAGACATGTG GGGCGTGGGCTGCATTTTCTACGAGATGGCCACGGGCAGGCCCCTCTTCCCGGGCTCCACGGTGGAGGAACAGTTGCATTTCATCTTTCGCATTCTGG GGACCCCCACTGAAGAGACTTGGCCGGGAATCTCCTCCAACGAAGAGTTCAAAAACTATGATTACCCCAAATATCGAGCGGAGGCACTACTGAGCCACGCACCCCG GCTGGACACCGATGGGGCGGACCTCTTGGGCAGACTCCTGCAG TTTGAAGGACGGAATCGGATCTCTGCGGATGACGCCATGAGACACCCCTTCTTCCAGAGTTTGGGGTCCAGAATTCATAAACTCCCTGACA CTACTTCCATATTTGCACTAAAGGAGATCCAGTTACAGAAGGAGACGGGCCTTCGCGCAGCCTCCCTCACAGACTCGGGTGGGTGTGGTTCCCACCCCCTAGGCTCCTCCAGCTGTGTGCCGGCTGGCTCTTCCCAATAG
- the CDK16 gene encoding cyclin-dependent kinase 16 isoform X8, protein MQGLFQCDDFALNAGSAVSYLCDLGQVNWSFLCLLCEQLGGQTGHSASCPIQVTMDRMKKIKRQLSMTLRGSRPSEKSGGSEQINIEDSNCSDNGPSPGGRKGILPSSHSLLPTVRLPPRASRSLPALGPTPWAPRQPPPPPARRPRASRSLSSPLDHGTRLEIVHEDLKIGSDGESDQASATSSDEVQSPVRVRMRNHPARKISTEDINKRLSLPADIRLPEGYLEKLTLNSPLFDKPLSRRLRRVSLSEIGFGKLETYVKLDKLGEGTYATVYKGKSKLTDNLVALKEIRLEHEEGAPCTAIREVSLLKDLKHANIVTLHDIIHTDKSLTLVFEYLDKDLKQYLEDCGNVINVHNVKLFLFQLLRGLAYCHRQKVLHRDLKPQNLLINERGELKLADFGLARAKSIPTKTYSNEVVTLWYRPPDILLGSTDYSTQIDMWGVGCIFYEMATGRPLFPGSTVEEQLHFIFRILGTPTEETWPGISSNEEFKNYDYPKYRAEALLSHAPRLDTDGADLLGRLLQFEGRNRISADDAMRHPFFQSLGSRIHKLPDTTSIFALKEIQLQKETGLRAASLTDSGGCGSHPLGSSSCVPAGSSQ, encoded by the exons ATGCAGGGCTTGTTCCAGTGCGATGACTTTGCCTTAAATGCTGGCTCTGCcgtttcctacctgtgtgaccttgggcaagtcaattggAGCTTCCTTTGCCTCCTCTGTGAA CAGCTGGGAGGACAGACAGGTCATTCTGCGAGCTGCCCTATTCAA gtcACCATGGACCGAATGAAGAAGATCAAGCGGCAGCTCTCCATGACGCTCCGGGGAAGCCGACCCTCAGAGAAGAGCGGTGGCTCAGAGCAGATCAACATCGAAGACAGTAACTGCAGTGACAATG GCCCTAGCCCTGGTGGGAGGAAGGGCATCTTGCCCTCGTCCCACAGCCTGCTACCCACGGTTCGCCTGCCCCCCCGAGCATCCAGGAGCTTGCCCGCCCTTGGCCCCACCCCCTGGGCACCCCGGCAGCCTCCACCGCCGCCGGCCCGCCGGCCCCGGGCCAGTCGCAGCCTCAGCTCCCCACTGGACCATGGCACCAGACTAG AGATCGTGCATGAAGATTTGAAGATTGGTTCAGATGGGGAGAGCGACCAGGCATCAGCCACGTCCTCTGATGAGGTGCAATCACCCGTGAGGGTCCGAATGCGAAACCATCCGGCCCGCAAGATCTCTACTGAG GACATCAACAAGCGCCTCTCCCTACCTGCCGACATCCGGCTGCCTGAGGGCTATCTGGAGAAGCTGACCCTCAATAGCCCGCTCTTTGACAAGCCCCTGAGCCGGCGCCTCCGCCGGGTCTCCCTG TCTGAAATTGGCTTTGGCAAGCTGGAGACATATGTGAAGCTGGATAAACTGGGAGAG GGTACCTATGCCACTGTATATAAGGGGAAGAGCAAGTTGACAGACAACCTGGTTGCCCTGAAGGAGATCCGGCTGGAGCATGAGGAGGGTGCCCCCTGCACCGCCATTCGAGAAG TATCTCTGCTGAAGGACCTGAAACACGCCAACATTGTCACCCTGCATGACATCATTCACACTGACAAGTCCCTGACCCTGGTCTTTGAGTATCTG gACAAGGACCTGAAGCAGTACCTGGAGGACTGCGGCAACGTCATTAACGTGCACAACGTCAAG CTCTTCTTGTTTCAGCTGCTCCGGGGCCTGGCCTACTGTCACCGACAGAAGGTGCTACACCGTGACCTCAAACCCCAGAATCTGCTGATCAACGAGCGAGGGGAGCTCAAGCTAGCGGACTTTG GCCTGGCCAGGGCCAAGTCCATCCCAACCAAAACGTACTCTAACGAGGTGGTGACGCTGTGGTACCGGCCTCCGGACATCCTGCTGGGCTCCACCGACTACTCCACCCAGATAGACATGTG GGGCGTGGGCTGCATTTTCTACGAGATGGCCACGGGCAGGCCCCTCTTCCCGGGCTCCACGGTGGAGGAACAGTTGCATTTCATCTTTCGCATTCTGG GGACCCCCACTGAAGAGACTTGGCCGGGAATCTCCTCCAACGAAGAGTTCAAAAACTATGATTACCCCAAATATCGAGCGGAGGCACTACTGAGCCACGCACCCCG GCTGGACACCGATGGGGCGGACCTCTTGGGCAGACTCCTGCAG TTTGAAGGACGGAATCGGATCTCTGCGGATGACGCCATGAGACACCCCTTCTTCCAGAGTTTGGGGTCCAGAATTCATAAACTCCCTGACA CTACTTCCATATTTGCACTAAAGGAGATCCAGTTACAGAAGGAGACGGGCCTTCGCGCAGCCTCCCTCACAGACTCGGGTGGGTGTGGTTCCCACCCCCTAGGCTCCTCCAGCTGTGTGCCGGCTGGCTCTTCCCAATAG
- the CDK16 gene encoding cyclin-dependent kinase 16 isoform X1, translating into MWGWCQRNIPFYGRIRGRLAGHAGEAEPPAQPALSPDELCRGALGSSPSQPMGQGGTQGGGSMPLASHPTLASQVTMDRMKKIKRQLSMTLRGSRPSEKSGGSEQINIEDSNCSDNGPSPGGRKGILPSSHSLLPTVRLPPRASRSLPALGPTPWAPRQPPPPPARRPRASRSLSSPLDHGTRLEIVHEDLKIGSDGESDQASATSSDEVQSPVRVRMRNHPARKISTEDINKRLSLPADIRLPEGYLEKLTLNSPLFDKPLSRRLRRVSLSEIGFGKLETYVKLDKLGEGTYATVYKGKSKLTDNLVALKEIRLEHEEGAPCTAIREVSLLKDLKHANIVTLHDIIHTDKSLTLVFEYLDKDLKQYLEDCGNVINVHNVKLFLFQLLRGLAYCHRQKVLHRDLKPQNLLINERGELKLADFGLARAKSIPTKTYSNEVVTLWYRPPDILLGSTDYSTQIDMWGVGCIFYEMATGRPLFPGSTVEEQLHFIFRILGTPTEETWPGISSNEEFKNYDYPKYRAEALLSHAPRLDTDGADLLGRLLQFEGRNRISADDAMRHPFFQSLGSRIHKLPDTTSIFALKEIQLQKETGLRAASLTDSGGCGSHPLGSSSCVPAGSSQ; encoded by the exons ATGTGGGGCTGGTGCCAACGGAACATACCATTCTATGGCCGCATCCGGGGCCGACTTGCGGGGCATGCGGGAGAAGCCGAACCCCCTGCCCAACCTGCCCTTTCCCCCGATGAGCTCTGTCGGGGGGCCCTGGGCTCCTCCCCCAGCCAGCCTATGGGGCAGGGTGGCACACAGGGAGGAGGCTCCATGCCCTTGGCCAGCCACCCGACTCTTGCCAGCCAG gtcACCATGGACCGAATGAAGAAGATCAAGCGGCAGCTCTCCATGACGCTCCGGGGAAGCCGACCCTCAGAGAAGAGCGGTGGCTCAGAGCAGATCAACATCGAAGACAGTAACTGCAGTGACAATG GCCCTAGCCCTGGTGGGAGGAAGGGCATCTTGCCCTCGTCCCACAGCCTGCTACCCACGGTTCGCCTGCCCCCCCGAGCATCCAGGAGCTTGCCCGCCCTTGGCCCCACCCCCTGGGCACCCCGGCAGCCTCCACCGCCGCCGGCCCGCCGGCCCCGGGCCAGTCGCAGCCTCAGCTCCCCACTGGACCATGGCACCAGACTAG AGATCGTGCATGAAGATTTGAAGATTGGTTCAGATGGGGAGAGCGACCAGGCATCAGCCACGTCCTCTGATGAGGTGCAATCACCCGTGAGGGTCCGAATGCGAAACCATCCGGCCCGCAAGATCTCTACTGAG GACATCAACAAGCGCCTCTCCCTACCTGCCGACATCCGGCTGCCTGAGGGCTATCTGGAGAAGCTGACCCTCAATAGCCCGCTCTTTGACAAGCCCCTGAGCCGGCGCCTCCGCCGGGTCTCCCTG TCTGAAATTGGCTTTGGCAAGCTGGAGACATATGTGAAGCTGGATAAACTGGGAGAG GGTACCTATGCCACTGTATATAAGGGGAAGAGCAAGTTGACAGACAACCTGGTTGCCCTGAAGGAGATCCGGCTGGAGCATGAGGAGGGTGCCCCCTGCACCGCCATTCGAGAAG TATCTCTGCTGAAGGACCTGAAACACGCCAACATTGTCACCCTGCATGACATCATTCACACTGACAAGTCCCTGACCCTGGTCTTTGAGTATCTG gACAAGGACCTGAAGCAGTACCTGGAGGACTGCGGCAACGTCATTAACGTGCACAACGTCAAG CTCTTCTTGTTTCAGCTGCTCCGGGGCCTGGCCTACTGTCACCGACAGAAGGTGCTACACCGTGACCTCAAACCCCAGAATCTGCTGATCAACGAGCGAGGGGAGCTCAAGCTAGCGGACTTTG GCCTGGCCAGGGCCAAGTCCATCCCAACCAAAACGTACTCTAACGAGGTGGTGACGCTGTGGTACCGGCCTCCGGACATCCTGCTGGGCTCCACCGACTACTCCACCCAGATAGACATGTG GGGCGTGGGCTGCATTTTCTACGAGATGGCCACGGGCAGGCCCCTCTTCCCGGGCTCCACGGTGGAGGAACAGTTGCATTTCATCTTTCGCATTCTGG GGACCCCCACTGAAGAGACTTGGCCGGGAATCTCCTCCAACGAAGAGTTCAAAAACTATGATTACCCCAAATATCGAGCGGAGGCACTACTGAGCCACGCACCCCG GCTGGACACCGATGGGGCGGACCTCTTGGGCAGACTCCTGCAG TTTGAAGGACGGAATCGGATCTCTGCGGATGACGCCATGAGACACCCCTTCTTCCAGAGTTTGGGGTCCAGAATTCATAAACTCCCTGACA CTACTTCCATATTTGCACTAAAGGAGATCCAGTTACAGAAGGAGACGGGCCTTCGCGCAGCCTCCCTCACAGACTCGGGTGGGTGTGGTTCCCACCCCCTAGGCTCCTCCAGCTGTGTGCCGGCTGGCTCTTCCCAATAG
- the CDK16 gene encoding cyclin-dependent kinase 16 isoform X5, which yields MDRMKKIKRQLSMTLRGSRPSEKSGGSEQINIEDSNCSDNEIVHEDLKIGSDGESDQASATSSDEVQSPVRVRMRNHPARKISTEDINKRLSLPADIRLPEGYLEKLTLNSPLFDKPLSRRLRRVSLSEIGFGKLETYVKLDKLGEGTYATVYKGKSKLTDNLVALKEIRLEHEEGAPCTAIREVSLLKDLKHANIVTLHDIIHTDKSLTLVFEYLDKDLKQYLEDCGNVINVHNVKLFLFQLLRGLAYCHRQKVLHRDLKPQNLLINERGELKLADFGLARAKSIPTKTYSNEVVTLWYRPPDILLGSTDYSTQIDMWGVGCIFYEMATGRPLFPGSTVEEQLHFIFRILGTPTEETWPGISSNEEFKNYDYPKYRAEALLSHAPRLDTDGADLLGRLLQFEGRNRISADDAMRHPFFQSLGSRIHKLPDTTSIFALKEIQLQKETGLRAASLTDSGGCGSHPLGSSSCVPAGSSQ from the exons ATGGACCGAATGAAGAAGATCAAGCGGCAGCTCTCCATGACGCTCCGGGGAAGCCGACCCTCAGAGAAGAGCGGTGGCTCAGAGCAGATCAACATCGAAGACAGTAACTGCAGTGACAATG AGATCGTGCATGAAGATTTGAAGATTGGTTCAGATGGGGAGAGCGACCAGGCATCAGCCACGTCCTCTGATGAGGTGCAATCACCCGTGAGGGTCCGAATGCGAAACCATCCGGCCCGCAAGATCTCTACTGAG GACATCAACAAGCGCCTCTCCCTACCTGCCGACATCCGGCTGCCTGAGGGCTATCTGGAGAAGCTGACCCTCAATAGCCCGCTCTTTGACAAGCCCCTGAGCCGGCGCCTCCGCCGGGTCTCCCTG TCTGAAATTGGCTTTGGCAAGCTGGAGACATATGTGAAGCTGGATAAACTGGGAGAG GGTACCTATGCCACTGTATATAAGGGGAAGAGCAAGTTGACAGACAACCTGGTTGCCCTGAAGGAGATCCGGCTGGAGCATGAGGAGGGTGCCCCCTGCACCGCCATTCGAGAAG TATCTCTGCTGAAGGACCTGAAACACGCCAACATTGTCACCCTGCATGACATCATTCACACTGACAAGTCCCTGACCCTGGTCTTTGAGTATCTG gACAAGGACCTGAAGCAGTACCTGGAGGACTGCGGCAACGTCATTAACGTGCACAACGTCAAG CTCTTCTTGTTTCAGCTGCTCCGGGGCCTGGCCTACTGTCACCGACAGAAGGTGCTACACCGTGACCTCAAACCCCAGAATCTGCTGATCAACGAGCGAGGGGAGCTCAAGCTAGCGGACTTTG GCCTGGCCAGGGCCAAGTCCATCCCAACCAAAACGTACTCTAACGAGGTGGTGACGCTGTGGTACCGGCCTCCGGACATCCTGCTGGGCTCCACCGACTACTCCACCCAGATAGACATGTG GGGCGTGGGCTGCATTTTCTACGAGATGGCCACGGGCAGGCCCCTCTTCCCGGGCTCCACGGTGGAGGAACAGTTGCATTTCATCTTTCGCATTCTGG GGACCCCCACTGAAGAGACTTGGCCGGGAATCTCCTCCAACGAAGAGTTCAAAAACTATGATTACCCCAAATATCGAGCGGAGGCACTACTGAGCCACGCACCCCG GCTGGACACCGATGGGGCGGACCTCTTGGGCAGACTCCTGCAG TTTGAAGGACGGAATCGGATCTCTGCGGATGACGCCATGAGACACCCCTTCTTCCAGAGTTTGGGGTCCAGAATTCATAAACTCCCTGACA CTACTTCCATATTTGCACTAAAGGAGATCCAGTTACAGAAGGAGACGGGCCTTCGCGCAGCCTCCCTCACAGACTCGGGTGGGTGTGGTTCCCACCCCCTAGGCTCCTCCAGCTGTGTGCCGGCTGGCTCTTCCCAATAG